Proteins found in one Homalodisca vitripennis isolate AUS2020 chromosome 4, UT_GWSS_2.1, whole genome shotgun sequence genomic segment:
- the LOC124360769 gene encoding prostatic acid phosphatase-like, with protein MNLSKMSACHIWICVPTLAVLLILYSLTDVFKPNVDSVIASTISDTNKLGARAVPTLQLLIVFTRHGSRGPRFNYPSSPYHPLDTNYWPNGWLEITARGHVQMYKLGMKFRSLYNGFLDRIYRLEDLQANSTLLTRTMMSASQFLAGLFPSRDYQLWNKYLPWQPVPIYPTYKDHQEIAYAMFAMKCPRFYEAWNKSVAESFLSNRQNITNLLKYAKPFTKIDFDESFNDTQSAWMTIFTMWESIFPIIEEGLPLPSWMDEVYQRNLTFLADRTMRAASVGSDTQIRLIEGVYFKEITKLMRSKIEGTLRPDRKMFYFCGHDFTLLGLQGVLGLTHDPTGRLNARTGSALIFELHKDLQTEMFYVQVLYIDGASPDLEPLDINIPGCDSPCDFHLLMNITEKYHNITNWKRECQIIDI; from the exons ATGAATTTGAGCAAAATGTCAGCATGTCATATCTGGATTTGTGTTCCTACGTTGGCAGTCCTGCTGATACTTTACAGTTTGACAGATGTTTTTAAACCTAACGTCGACAGTGTTATCGCATCCACAATCAGTGATACCAATAAACTTGGCGCCAGAGCAGTACCAACATTGCAGCTGTTAATCGTT TTCACCCGTCATGGAAGCAGAGGTCCTAGATTTAACTACCCGAGTAGTCCATACCATCCCCTGGATACCAACTATTGGCCTAATGGTTGGTTGGAGATCACAGCC AGAGGTCATGTCCAAATGTACAAATTAGGGATGAAGTTCCGCTCCTTGTACAATGGCTTTCTGGACCGCATATATCGCCTGGAGGACTTGCAAGCCAACAGCACTCTGTTGACACGGACTATGATGAGTGCGAGTCAGTTCCTGGCGGGGTTGTTCCCTTCTCGTGACTACCAATTGTGGAACAAATATTTACCCTGGCAACCCGTGCCGATATACCCTACTTACAAAGACCACCAAGAG atCGCGTACGCTATGTTTGCTATGAAATGTCCTAGATTCTACGAAGCTTGGAACAAGTCTGTGGCAGAATCCTTCCTCAGTAATAGGCAAAATATTACCAATCTGCTAAAATACGCAAAACCTTTcacaaaaatagattttgatGAGTCTTTCAATGACACCCAGTCGGCTTGGATGACAATCTTCACGATGTGGGAGTCTATCTTTCCGATA ATTGAAGAAGGACTTCCACTGCCCAGTTGGATGGACGAAGTCTATCAGCGAAACTTGACTTTCTTGGCCGACCGAACAATGAGGGCGGCTTCTGTGGGCTCGGACACACAGATTAGATTAATAGAGG GTgtatattttaaggaaattacGAAACTGATGAGGTCGAAGATCGAGGGTACCCTGCGCCCAGACAGGAAGATGTTCTACTTCTGCGGGCATGATTTTACCCTCCTGGGATTACAAGGTGTCCTGGGATTGACGCACGATCCAACTGGCCGCCTTAATGCAAGGACGGGATCTGCCTTAATATTCGAGCTCCACAAAGATCTGCAAACTGAGATGTTTTACGTTCAG GTATTGTACATAGACGGAGCCTCTCCAGATTTGGAACCCCTAGACATCAACATCCCCGGCTGTGACTCTCCCTGTGACTTTCATCTGCTGATGAACATCACTGAGAAATACCACAACATTACAAACTGGAAGAGAGAGTGCCAAATTATAGACATATAG